The following proteins are encoded in a genomic region of Dioscorea cayenensis subsp. rotundata cultivar TDr96_F1 chromosome 8, TDr96_F1_v2_PseudoChromosome.rev07_lg8_w22 25.fasta, whole genome shotgun sequence:
- the LOC120267861 gene encoding protein LONGIFOLIA 1-like, with product MSAKFLRVFSDENSDLKKQIGCMAGFFQMFERHQFLSPRLSHRLTHKRSISSGHAHSSSNSSSPITEFVLEKSHSKNCSENQRVSMESSRTSFSSSSCSSSFSSLDCNKSTQEPQPNESLDFRDVVKDSIYKEARGLSIKTLTKEKDEFKKKNAFKHRDSPRPDSKSRIAMQMNESLRVLARLKEAHCEEEPRPSFESKTSSKIHLVSRDSPRYSYDGRDDAKLVSKLKESPRLSLDSSTDSCKISMNRKSPKSLSFEQESSSQIRHSVVVAKLMGLEAMPNNVQEQPTIISSSFNNNVCGKKKKNKCQERKPMTTTARIPIETAPWRQQEKLHVAKKAPFRHRPEFVHSEIEKRLKELEILQTNKDLMDLKLLLDAIQVPKSTNRASESPIVVMKPMKPISKASASPSSAVVPLEGLSKLKMSRRSETLEKKNRPVTVNNKTEENCLPRPPSRIQLPRKEINGNSIKTSGSISPRLQQKKLGEEKKIRRPPTPSSDLNQPQRQSPSKQSSESVSPRGKLGRKPAKKTVSVDAQSSEASTETRKDETSLKSYSNISLVSTQADIEVTSADRSSEHNKSSVNLKEDAATAAPPEQPSPMSVLDASFCQVDMMQSPVKTISNSFKDSSSEINHKKLKSIEILVQKLSQLSSEDGETQTTDHIALLCDTQKPDHRYVSEILLASSLLMKDLTAMPLQLHSSGHPINPDLFLVLEQTKSQTNILRPKNDTEKLHRKLIFDVVNEVLVQKLELTSPYIKTRKLSRILPTGQRLLRQVCSEIDQLENEKLER from the exons ATGTCTGCAAAGTTTCTCCGTGTTTTTTCTGATGAAAACTCTGACCTGAAGAAGCAGATTGGTTGCATGGCTGGTTTCTTTCAAATGTTTGAGCGCCATCAGTTTCTTTCTCCAAGACTTTCTCATAGACTCACTCATAAGAGATCCATTTCTTCAG GCCATGCACATTCATCATCAAACAGTAGCAGTCCAATTACTGAGTTTGTTCTG GAGAAGAGTCATAGCAAGAATTGTAGTGAAAATCAAAGAGTTTCAATGGAGTCATCAAGGACATcattctcatcttcatcatgttcttcttcattctcttctctAGATTGTAACAAATCAACACAAGAACCTCAACCCAATGAATCACTTGATTTCCGAGATGTTGTCAAGGATTCTATATACAAAGAAGCTCGAGGTCTTTCGATAAAAACATTGACCAAAGAGAAGGAtgaattcaagaagaagaatgcaTTTAAGCATAGAGATTCTCCGAGGCCGGATTCGAAATCAAGAATAGCAATGCAAATGAATGAATCTCTTCGAGTTTTAGCTAGACTCAAAGAAGCACATTGTGAAGAAGAACCAAGACCATCATTTGAAAGCAAAACCTCTTCGAAGATTCATTTGGTATCAAGAGATAGTCCTAGATACTCATATGATGGAAGAGATGATGCTAAGCTTGTTTCCAAACTCAAAGAGTCTCCAAGATTGTCACTTGATAGTAGTACTGATTCTTGTAAGATTAGTATGAACCGAAAAAGTCCGAAAAGTTTGAGTTTTGAGCAAGAATCAAGTAGCCAAATACGGCATTCGGTTGTCGTTGCAAAGCTCATGGGTTTAGAGGCAATGCCAAATAATGTTCAAGAACAACCAACAATTATATCAAGTAGTTTTAACAACAATGTTtgtgggaagaagaagaagaacaagtgtCAAGAAAGAAAACCGATGACGACAACTGCGAGGATTCCAATTGAGACAGCTCCATGGAGGCAGCAGGAGAAGCTCCATGTTGCGAAGAAGGCACCATTCCGACACCGGCCTGAATTTGTTCATAGTGAAATAGAGAAGAGACTGAAAGAGCTTGAGATCTTGCAAACCAATAAGGACCTCATGGATCTCAAACTGTTGTTGGATGCTATACAAGTTCCGAAGAGCACTAATCGAGCTTCTGAATCTCCAATTGTCGTAATGAAGCCGATGAAACCTATTAGCAAAGCAAGTGCTAGTCCTTCCTCTGCTGTTGTTCCTTTAGAAGGCTTGTCAAAGCTTAAAATGTCGCGAAGAAGCGAGAcattggagaagaagaacaggCCTGTGACTGTGAATAATAAGACTGAGGAAAATTGTTTACCAAGACCTCCGTCAAGAATTCAGCTGCCGCGTAAAGAGATCAATGGAAATTCGATTAAAACTTCAGGCTCTATAAGCCCTAGATTGCAGCAGAAAAAGTTAGgagaggagaaaaaaatacgtCGGCCTCCTACGCCTTCTTCGGACTTGAATCAGCCTCAAAGACAATCTCCAAGCAAGCAGTCATCCGAATCAGTTTCTCCAAGAGGTAAACTAGGAAGAAAACCTGCCAAAAAAACAGTATCCGTCGATGCCCAATCAAGCGAAGCAAGCACTGAAACAAGAAAAGATGAGACTTCTTTAAAATCATATAGCAACATTAGCCTGGTTTCAACACAGGCAGACATTGAAGTAACAAGTGCTGATAGATCTTCGGAACACAAT AAATCTTCGGTTAATTTGAAAGAAGATGCTGCTACTGCTGCTCCTCCTGAACAACCAAGTCCAATGTCTGTCTTGGATGCTTCATTTTGCCAGGTTGACATGATGCAATCTCCAGTcaaaacaatttccaattcattCAAAG ATTCATCTTCAGAAATTAATCACAAGaagctcaaaagcattgaaatCTTAGTTCAGAAGCTCAGCCAACTAAGTTCAGAAGACGGCGAAACTCAAACCACAGACCACATTGCATTGCTGTGCGACACTCAAAAACCCGATCACCGATACGTATCAGAGATACTCCTTGCCTCAAGCCTTCTAATGAAGGATCTCACTGCAATGCCTCTTCAGCTTCATTCTTCTGGCCATCCAATCAATCCTGACTTGTTCCTTGTGCTTGAACAAACAAAATCACAGACCAATATTCTCCGGCCAAAGAATGACACCGAAAAACTTCATCGGAAGCTCATTTTTGATGTAGTTAATGAAGTGCTAGTCCAGAAGCTAGAACTAACAAGTCCATACATTAAAACCAGAAAACTCTCGAGAATTCTTCCGACCGGACAACGATTACTAAGACAAGTTTGCTCAGAGATTGATCAATTGGAGAATGAAAAGCTTGAAAGGTGA
- the LOC120267913 gene encoding 60S ribosomal protein L13a-4-like: MVSGSGICARRVVVDARQHMLGRLASILAKELLNGQRVVVVRCEEICMSGGLVRQKMKFLRFLRKRMNTKPSHGPIHYRSPAKILWRTIRGMIPHKTKRGAAALARLKAYEGVPPPYDKMKRVVIPDALKVLRLQPGHKYCLLGRLSKEVGWNHYDTIKELEEKRKQRAQVSYERRKQLVKLRLKAEKAVEEKLCTQLEILAPLKY, from the exons ATGGTCTCTGGATCGGGGATTTGCGCGCGTCGCGTGGTAGTGGATGCGCGGCAGCACATGCTGGGAAGGCTGGCGTCGATCCTCGCCAAGGAGCTGCTCAATGGGCAGCGGGTGGTGGTCGTGCGCTGCGAGGAGATCTGCATGTCTGGCGGGCTTGTTCGCCAGAAGATGAAGTTTTTGCGCTTTCTTCGTAAGCGTATGAACACTAAGCCCTCGCATGGTCCCATTCACTACCGATCACCTGCCAAGATCCTCTGGCGTACCATCCGTGG GATGATCCCACATAAGACGAAGAGGGGAGCTGCAGCTCTGGCTAGGCTGAAGGCATATGAAGGTGTGCCGCCACCCTATGACAAGATGAAACGAGTTGTCATTCCGGATGCTCTCAA GGTTTTGAGGCTTCAACCTGGACACAAATATTGTCTACTTGGACGGCTTTCCAAGGAGGTTGGATGGAACCACTATGATACCATCAAG GAGTTGGAGGAGAAGAGAAAGCAGAGAGCGCAGGTGTCTTACGAGAGGAGAAAGCAGCTTGTGAAGCTACGTCTCAAAGCAGAGAAGGCGGTTGAAGAAAAGCTTTGCACACAGCTTGAAATTCTAGCGCCTCTCAAATATTGa
- the LOC120267931 gene encoding asparagine synthetase domain-containing protein 1, with protein sequence MCGIALILSGVRIIGSEVFGESSGARCSDSEEVPGAVLEIDDLIDSLLRRGPDNLGSKRIFLQLKPSSFQDDYGSKGNGICIPLEHCDVNNTTSVLKAVCAQDDAGGVKSVADLYFLGATLQLRGAGPISQPLVDTCGNLLVYNGEIFGGVHVDADSNDAETLLHELERCYSCNCQGHGKNCSCSGKGERSIPEVLSTIKGPWSLIYWQERSKTIWFGRDAFGRRSLLVHWPTNDDSRFVLSSVSPPSSVGNIYGSVAGDTFSYWEELPCGIYSINLEASKSREHSIHENLNGKIEKHEWTDAELIKIIKWERAFLDPKLVEVHLYNYQHVVKQCALAYSVGDMGDHVNKQTESAYKVLNVLRQSVMQHTALSMVYQASLRQAGEKDLAPIAILFSGGLDSMILAALLDQCIDSSYTIDLLNVSFDGNLAPDRVSAWVGIRELRRIAPLRRWRLVEIDASLSDLALETKHVMSLIHPLKTYMDLNIGTALWLAAGGDGWVDENINPNCREGHCRYKYKSKARILLVGSGADEQCAGYGRHRTKYRAGGWLALHNEMRLDMQRIWKRNLGRDDRCISDHGKEARFPFLDEDVIRTLLEIPLWEITNLDEPVGKGDKKILREVAKLLGLESAALLPKRAIQFGSRIARESNRKNFGSNRAANQASAGSVEIHE encoded by the exons ATGTGCGGGATCGCTTTGATTCTCTCTGGAGTTCGCATTATCGGATCCGAAGTCTTCGGTGAATCGAGTGGAGCACGATGTTCTGATTCAGAAGAG GTGCCTGGGGCAGTTTTAGAGATAGATGATCTGATAGACTCCCTATTGAGAAGAGGTCCTGATAATTTGGGTAGTAAGAGGATTTTTCTTCAGCTAAAGCCATCATCTTTTCAAGATG ATTATGGAAGTAAGGGAAATGGTATTTGCATTCCCTTGGAACATTGTGATGTGAACAACACCACTTCTGTTCTTAAAGCTGTCTGCGCACAAGATGATGCTGGCGGAGTAAAATCTGTTGCAGACCTATATTTCCTTGGTGCCACATTGCAGCTGAGGGGAGCGGGCCCTATTTCTCAGCCACTGGTGGATACTTGTGGAAATCTTCTTGTTTACAATG GTGAGATATTTGGTGGTGTTCATGTTGATGCTGATAGCAATGATGCTGAAACTCTTTTGCATGAATTGGAAAGGTGTTATTCTTGCAATTGCCAAGGACATGGAAAGAATTGCTCTTGCTCTGGGAAAGGAGAGAGGTCCATACCTGAGGTTCTGTCAACAATTAAAGGCCCCTGGTCTTTAATCTACTGGCAG GAAAGGTCAAAAACCATATGGTTTGGTCGAGATGCTTTTGGAAGGCGGAGCCTCCTGGTTCACTGGCCAACGAATGATGACTCGCGATTTGTGCTTTCTTCTGTATCACCACCTTCATCTGTTGGGAATATTTATG GTTCTGTGGCAGGAGATACTTTTTCTTACTGGGAAGAGCTCCCTTGTGGAATATACAGTATCAACTTAGAAGCTTCAAAGAGCAGGGAACATAGTATACATGAAAATTTGAACGGTAAAATTGAGAAGCATGAGTGGACTGATGCggagttaattaaaattattaaatgggAGCGAGCTTTTCTGGACCCAAAACTGGTCGAAGTTCATTTGTACAATTATCAACATGTGGTGAAGCAATGTGCCTTGGCGTATAGCGTTGGGGACATGGGGGATCATGTCAACAAACAAACAG AGAGTGCTTATAAGGTGCTTAATGTTCTGAGACAATCTGTTATGCAACACACTGCTCTAAGCATGGTATATCAG GCATCCCTACGTCAGGCTGGAGAAAAGGATTTGGCACCTATTGCTATTTTGTTTTCAGGCGGGCTGGATTCTATGATCCTTGCAGCATTATTAGATCAATGCATTGATTCCAGTT ACACTATTGATCTTTTGAATGTAAGCTTTGATGGAAATCTTGCTCCTGATAGAGTTTCGGCATGGGTTGGAATCAGAGAACTTCGTAGGATTGCTCCTTTGAGAAG GTGGCGACTTGTGGAGATTGATGCCAGTTTGTCTGATTTAGCCTTGGAAACCAAGCATGTAATGTCACTTATACATCCCTTGAAGACTTACATG GATCTGAATATTGGTACTGCTTTGTGGCTGGCTGCTGGAGGAGATGGTTGGGTGGATGAAAACATCAATCCTAATTGTCGAGAAGGTCATTGTCGATACAAATACAAATCGAAAGCCAGAATTCTTCTAGTTGGTTCTGGTGCTGATGAGCAATGTGCTGGCTATGGTAGGCACAGGACAAAATATCGGGCTGGGGG tTGGCTTGCCCTACACAACGAAATGAGATTGGATATGCAGAGAATATGGAAAAGAAACTTGGGCAGAGATGACAGATGCATTTCAGATCATGGAAAGGag GCAAGGTTTCCGTTCTTGGATGAAGATGTTATTAGAACTTTACTTGAAATTCCTCTGTGGGAGATTACAAACCTCGATGAACCAGTTGGTAAAGGTGACAAGAAAATTCTGAGAGAG GTTGCAAAGTTGTTGGGTTTAGAAAGTGCAGCTCTTCTCCCAAAGAGGGCTATCCAG TTTGGTTCGAGAATAGCTCGGGAATCAAATAGAAAGAACTTTGGGAGTAATCGAGCAGCGAACCAAGCATCAGCTGGCAGTGTTGAGATTCATGAGTGA